A genome region from Primulina eburnea isolate SZY01 chromosome 9, ASM2296580v1, whole genome shotgun sequence includes the following:
- the LOC140840915 gene encoding pterocarpan synthase 1-like encodes MEKIKSILLTLVSLATIVGIAYVGIRTSPDSLEKWLTTHYSGKEKLTKLNFYVRDIFTSPTPTIVVVASANTTFTSPTLFGLVSVFDDPVTVGPEPGSKIIGQAGGIYALASLEETSIHMTFTIVFTDGEYNGSTLSFSGHNAYLTPLRHISIVGGTGFFAFARGVTSVSTVWRSNTSGDAVFQYDSIVLHH; translated from the coding sequence ATGGAGAAGATCAAGTCCATACTTCTCACACTTGTCTCCCTAGCAACAATCGTGGGCATCGCCTATGTCGGCATTCGAACCAGCCCCGACTCCCTCGAAAAGTGGTTAACAACCCATTATTCAGGAAAGGAAAAGCTCACCAAACTCAATTTCTACGTTCGAGATATTTTCACCTCGCCAACTCCGACGATTGTCGTCGTGGCTAGTGCAAACACGACCTTTACCTCGCCTACCTTGTTTGGCCTAGTGTCGGTATTCGATGATCCGGTGACAGTCGGGCCGGAACCCGGATCCAAGATAATTGGTCAGGCAGGAGGGATCTATGCTTTAGCCTCGTTGGAGGAGACTAGTATCCACATGACGTTCACAATTGTTTTCACAGATGGGGAGTATAATGGAAGTACACTTAGTTTTTCTGGTCACAATGCCTATCTCACTCCGTTACGACACATATCTATAGTCGGTGGCACCGGTTTTTTCGCCTTCGCAAGAGGCGTAACGTCGGTCAGCACCGTGTGGCGGTCTAATACTTCAGGCGACGCTGTTTTCCAATACGATTCCATCGTCTTGCATCACTGA
- the LOC140840916 gene encoding pterocarpan synthase 1-like, whose translation MEKPYIVLTLLSLATIMGAANGVAMRPESMEKWLKTRNRVKERVTPLQFYVRDVFSMPTTTNVIVAKANSTFGSPTLFGLVTVIDDPVTVGPEPESKIMGRAEGIVTFASLEKISLHMTFTIVFTDGKYNGSTLSFVGHNSCLAAELGQISIVGGTGAFVLARGVAFINTISSNSSSDTLFEYNAFVLSHY comes from the coding sequence ATGGAGAAACCCTACATAGTTTTAACACTTCTCTCGTTAGCAACAATCATGGGTGCTGCCAATGGTGTGGCGATGCGGCCCGAATCAATGGAAAAGTGGTTAAAAACCCGAAACCGGGTAAAGGAAAGGGTCACCCCACTCCAGTTCTACGTTCGAGATGTTTTTAGTATGCCAACCACAACGAACGTCATTGTGGCTAAGGCAAACTCTACTTTTGGTTCGCCTACACTTTTTGGCCTTGTCACGGTGATAGATGATCCGGTCACAGTCGGGCCAGAGCCAGAATCCAAGATAATGGGTCGGGCAGAAGGGATCGTCACGTTCGCCTCGTTGGAAAAGATTAGCTTACACATGACGTTCACCATCGTGTTCACTGATGGGAAGTATAATGGTAGCACACTTAGTTTTGTTGGTCACAATTCATGCCTCGCGGCCGAGCTAGGTCAAATATCTATAGTTGGTGGGACAGGTGCTTTCGTGTTGGCAAGAGGCGTCGCGTTTATTAATACTATATCGTCTAATAGTTCGAGTGATACTCTCTTCGAGTATAACGCGTTTGTGTTATCACATTATTGA